In a genomic window of Tachysurus vachellii isolate PV-2020 chromosome 13, HZAU_Pvac_v1, whole genome shotgun sequence:
- the c1galt1c1 gene encoding C1GALT1-specific chaperone 1, producing MMSEGSSFFKGLVLGGVFCLVLSLLGTFTPTIPLHGEEHHDHHHHLKPLSKEEMQMLSETEKSELTQQVRVYCVIMVTPKNLVHWAAVNDTWSKHCDKAVYYTSESAKVMDAIDLQEKDEWIRLRKAIIHAYEHADGLRWFFIARPTTFSIIENLKYLVLVKDPSQPFYIGHVQKSGELEYVEYDSGIVLSYEAVKRLTEVFKDEEKCPEQGYSLWKMSEEKQLATCLKFSGVFAENGEDAHGKGLFNKKSVYTLISDSMSQNPADVVEACCSDMSITYGDMSPSQMKLMMYGVYRLRAYGHNFHDSLMFLPPKNSDND from the coding sequence ATGATGTCTGAAGGCAGTTCGTTTTTCAAAGGCTTGGTCCTCGGAGGAGTCTTCTGTCTGGTTTTGTCACTTTTGGGAACCTTTACGCCGACGATACCCCTACACGGAGAAGAACACCATgaccatcatcaccatctcaAACCCCTCAGCAAAGAGGAGATGCAGATGTTAAGCGAGACCGAGAAGTCTGAGCTCACACAGCAGGTGCGGGTGTATTGTGTCATTATGGTGACGCCTAAGAACCTGGTGCACTGGGCGGCTGTAAATGACACTTGGAGCAAACACTGCGATAAGGCTGTTTACTACACCTCTGAATCAGCCAAAGTAATGGATGCTATTGATCTGCAGGAAAAGGATGAGTGGATTAGGCTGCGTAAAGCAATCATACATGCGTATGAGCACGCAGATGGACTCCGCTGGTTCTTTATTGCTCGGCCTACGACCTTCAGCATCATTGAGAACCTTAAGTATCTAGTTCTGGTTAAAGATCCCAGTCAACCCTTTTACATTGGACATGTACAAAAGTCTGGTGAGCTGGAGTATGTAGAGTACGACAGTGGCATTGTGCTTAGCTATGAGGCTGTGAAAAGACTCACTGAAGTTTTTAAAGACGAGGAAAAATGCCCTGAGCAAGGCTATAGCTTGTGGAAGATGAGTGAAGAGAAACAGCTTGCTACGTGCCTGAAGTTTAGCGGTGTGTTTGCTGAAAATGGAGAAGATGCTCATGGCAAGGGGCTGTTCAACAAGAAGAGTGTGTACACGCTTATTTCTGACAGCATGAGCCAGAACCCTGCCGACGTGGTGGAGGCGTGTTGCTCTGACATGTCCATCACATACGGGGACATGTCACCCAGCCAGATGAAGTTAATGATGTATGGAGTTTACAGGCTGAGGGCATATGGACACAACTTTCATGACTCCTTAATGTTTTTACCTCCAAAGAATTCAGACAATGATTAA